TAATCGGATGGGTGACAAGATGTCTTACACCTATAGAATGTTAGTCTTCTCTAGTTTCTTATATTTAGGCGTTTTTGATTTTGGAATGAATACCATTCTGGAACAAGTTTTAGATCCTTCTGCCCAAACTATAAACCAATTGGAAGCGAGTTCCTGTAATCCACCTGGAACATACGAATTTTTTCCAGGAACAGGTTATTATCCGAGTGGATCAAGTGAAGTCTATTCATGGCAAACACCAGCAGGTAATTCCTTTGAAGGTTTTGAAACCTATTTGGATGGAGCCGTGATAGAGACTAGTTCTAATAAATCTTTGCAATCTCATCTCGAAGTGACTTCCGGGACCTTAACATCCAAACATCTTTCCAATGGAGTTTATAAGAGGGCTAAAACTGAAGATTATAATTTCAGAATGCTGATCCAAGGTTTAAATAATAACTCCCGAGTAAAGTGGACTGATCAGGCGCTGGAAGCTCGTTTCTATATAGATTCGTGGCAGGAGTCATCCGATAGCTGGCAGGGAATCCATCTATTTACTAGATATAGAACGGAAAATGATCTGTATGTGGCGTCTCTTCGAAGTGATGGAACCGTTTATTTTAAGAAAAAACTTTGTGGGACTTATACGACCTTAGCAACGGGAACTCTTAAAGACCAGGCAGGAAATCCTAAGTCTTTCAATACAAAACAATGGTATAAACTTACCTTGGTCGCGATTGGAAACCATATCGATTTTTATGTGGATAATGTCTTACAGTTGTCTATCACAGATGGGACTTTTAGTTGGGGAACTTCTGGGATCAGAACTGATTATGCAAATGTCTATTTGGACGATCTGATCTTGCATGATGATTTGAGCGATTTCTGATGGATAAGAAGAAGGCCCTCAGGTTTTGGATTTTGTAGTAACTTCGACAGTAAGCCGCATGAGCGATATTGCGTAAATTCGCCTTTTCCTTATATTATTCCCAACTTCCGATAATAGGTATTATGTCTCATTGGGAAAAGCCATGGGGAATATAGGAAGATGAGAGTATGAGAGTTTTGCTAATCTCCAAAGTTCTTGTTAATTCAATTTTGAAGACTCAAAAAAAAGAAAATCAATTGTTACTGGTGAACA
The sequence above is drawn from the Leptospira saintgironsiae genome and encodes:
- a CDS encoding pectate lyase → MSYTYRMLVFSSFLYLGVFDFGMNTILEQVLDPSAQTINQLEASSCNPPGTYEFFPGTGYYPSGSSEVYSWQTPAGNSFEGFETYLDGAVIETSSNKSLQSHLEVTSGTLTSKHLSNGVYKRAKTEDYNFRMLIQGLNNNSRVKWTDQALEARFYIDSWQESSDSWQGIHLFTRYRTENDLYVASLRSDGTVYFKKKLCGTYTTLATGTLKDQAGNPKSFNTKQWYKLTLVAIGNHIDFYVDNVLQLSITDGTFSWGTSGIRTDYANVYLDDLILHDDLSDF